From Camelina sativa cultivar DH55 chromosome 7, Cs, whole genome shotgun sequence, one genomic window encodes:
- the LOC104702790 gene encoding MADS-box protein SVP isoform X1 produces MAREKIQIRKIDNATARQVTFSKRRRGLFKKAEELSVLCDADVALIIFSSTGKLFEFCSSSMKEVLERHNLQSKNLEKLDQPSLELQLVENSDHARMSKEIADKSHRLRQMRGEELQGLNIEDLQQLEKALEAGLTRVIETKSDKIMNEISELQRKGVQLMDENKRLRQQVNGTQLTEENERLGMQMYNNVHESGVDEMENAAVYEEGHSSESITNAGNSNGAPVDSESSDTSLRLGLPYGG; encoded by the exons ATGGCGAGAGAAAAGATTCAGATCAGGAAGATCGACAACGCCACGGCGAGACAAGTGACGTTCTCGAAACGAAGAAGAGGGCTTTTCAAGAAAGCTGAAGAGCTCTCTGTTCTCTGCGACGCCGATGTTgctctcatcatcttctcttccaCTGGAAAGCTCTTCGAGTTCTGTAGCTCCag CATGAAGGAAGTATTAGAGAGGCACAACTTGCAGTCAAAGAACTTGGAGAAGCTTGATCAGCCATCTCTTGAGTTACAG CTGGTTGAGAACAGTGACCACGCCCGAATGAGTAAAGAAATTGCGGACAAGAGCCACCGACtaag GCAAATGAGAGGAGAGGAACTTCAGGGGCTTAACATTGAAGATCTGCAACAGCTAGAGAAAGCCCTTGAAGCTGGTTTGACCCGCGTGATTGAAACAAAG AGTGACAAGATTATGAATGAGATCAGCGAACTTCAAAGAAAG GGAGTGCAATTGATGGATGAGAACAAGCGGTTGAGGCAGCAAGTAAAT gGAACTCAACTAACGGAAGAGAACGAGCGACTTGGCATGCAA ATGTATAATAACGTGCATGAATCCGGTGTTGATGAAATGGAGAACGCCGCCGTGTATGAGGAAGGACACTCGTCAGAGTCTATTACGAACGCCGGGAACTCCAACGGAGCTCCTGTTGACTCCGAGAGCTCCGATACTTCCCTTAGACTCGG CTTACCATATGGTGGTTAG
- the LOC104702790 gene encoding MADS-box protein SVP isoform X2: protein MAREKIQIRKIDNATARQVTFSKRRRGLFKKAEELSVLCDADVALIIFSSTGKLFEFCSSSMKEVLERHNLQSKNLEKLDQPSLELQLVENSDHARMSKEIADKSHRLRQMRGEELQGLNIEDLQQLEKALEAGLTRVIETKSDKIMNEISELQRKGVQLMDENKRLRQQGTQLTEENERLGMQMYNNVHESGVDEMENAAVYEEGHSSESITNAGNSNGAPVDSESSDTSLRLGLPYGG, encoded by the exons ATGGCGAGAGAAAAGATTCAGATCAGGAAGATCGACAACGCCACGGCGAGACAAGTGACGTTCTCGAAACGAAGAAGAGGGCTTTTCAAGAAAGCTGAAGAGCTCTCTGTTCTCTGCGACGCCGATGTTgctctcatcatcttctcttccaCTGGAAAGCTCTTCGAGTTCTGTAGCTCCag CATGAAGGAAGTATTAGAGAGGCACAACTTGCAGTCAAAGAACTTGGAGAAGCTTGATCAGCCATCTCTTGAGTTACAG CTGGTTGAGAACAGTGACCACGCCCGAATGAGTAAAGAAATTGCGGACAAGAGCCACCGACtaag GCAAATGAGAGGAGAGGAACTTCAGGGGCTTAACATTGAAGATCTGCAACAGCTAGAGAAAGCCCTTGAAGCTGGTTTGACCCGCGTGATTGAAACAAAG AGTGACAAGATTATGAATGAGATCAGCGAACTTCAAAGAAAG GGAGTGCAATTGATGGATGAGAACAAGCGGTTGAGGCAGCAA gGAACTCAACTAACGGAAGAGAACGAGCGACTTGGCATGCAA ATGTATAATAACGTGCATGAATCCGGTGTTGATGAAATGGAGAACGCCGCCGTGTATGAGGAAGGACACTCGTCAGAGTCTATTACGAACGCCGGGAACTCCAACGGAGCTCCTGTTGACTCCGAGAGCTCCGATACTTCCCTTAGACTCGG CTTACCATATGGTGGTTAG
- the LOC104702791 gene encoding protein NETWORKED 2D-like, giving the protein MLQRAASNAYSWWWASHIRTKQSKWLEQNLQDIEEKVQYVLKLLQEDGDSFAKRAEMYYKKRPELISFVEESYRAYRALAERYDHISTELQNANTTIASVFPDQVPNFAMDDDDGDSMSKFSKRSSNASSGANVPNVPKLPVKDLKTAVKVATKKLQPRKSMKYTGGSTNVVVKSSGLSKPEAMGEIDKLQKEILSLQTEKEFVKSSYEIGLSKYWEFEKGIKEKQERICGLQDEFGESVAIEDDEARKLMTETAIKSCQEKLVELQEKQERSYEEAREEHVKIKESKEKLRSMASQFLGDESAFAKDDGDEVRRTEELEHEIKEMSRKKKELESVKEKIREHFESGVNSSDNATEMAEKVDELVNKVITLESAVSSQTALIQRLRNETNGLQTQISTLETDKALLADDKSDLRNKLKEMEEKLKALQDLDRNVLDKSSNLQTSFDEACHNLDNLSGGKLHDVKLESESDNLTMNIEQDKDLEAEERKCDVSEETEEHLMAKEKKGIAEKSVKFEQTRDATIEAEDATISEAVLESTEKEDSDLEKQAASDKTDSVVDNVLEKEAASDKTESVPDNVFEKQTSSKEEDQKEQDEPDWKEMFMKGMENREKHLLTEYTTILRNYKDMKKTLDDTKSKMKTENATKDDEIKLLREKMSLLQKGLGDSNDLLENQMSNDDYSIGFMATENENMSLVEEQFRLNIDELLEENLDFWLRFSTAFGQIQSYDTSIEDLQAEISKLEQRKKQDGSSTAKYALRSDVRPLYVHLREINTDLGLWLEKGASLKEELKSRFESLCNIQDEITKALKASAEDDDFRFTSYQAAKFQGEVLNMKQENNKVADELQAGLDHITMLQFEVDKTLGKLSEEFALTGSKKSDLDLQHSDSRSRVPLRSFIFGSKQKRAKPSIFSCMHPSLYRKMKTST; this is encoded by the exons ATGCTGCAGAGAGCTGCGAGTAATGCGTATTCATGGTGGTGGGCGAGTCATATCCGTACCAAACAATCTAAATGGCTCGAACAAAACCTTCAAg ATATTGAGGAAAAGGTGCAATACGTGTTGAAGCTATTACAAGAAGATGGCGATTCGTTTGCGAAGCGTGCGGAGATGTATTACAAGAAGCGACCTGAGCTCATTAGCTTCGTTGAAGAATCTTACAGAGCTTACAGAGCTTTAGCTGAGCGTTATGATCATATCTCTACAGAGCTTCAAAACGCTAACACGACCATCGCCTCTGTTTTTCCTGACCAAGTCCCAAACTTTgcaatggatgatgatgatggtgactCCATGTCTAAATTCTCCAAAAGATCATCGAATGCTTCTTCTGGTGCTAATGTCCCCAATGTTCCTAAATTGCCTGTTAAGGATTTGAAGACCGCTGTTAAAGTGGCTACAAAGAAGCTTCAGCCTAGGAAGTCTATGAAGTATACTGGTGGTTCTACCAATGTGGTTGTTAAGAGCTCGGGTTTGAGCAAGCCTGAGGCTATGGGGGAGATTGATAAGTTGCAGAAAGAGATTTTGTCCTTGCAGACGGAGAAGGAGTTTGTCAAGAGCTCTTACGAGATTGGTTTGTCTAAGTATTGGGAGTTTGAAAAAGGTATCAAGGAGAAACAAGAGAGGATCTGTGGTTTGCAGGATGAGTTTGGTGAGAGTGTTGCTATTGAAGACGATGAAGCTCGGAAACTGATGACCGAGACTGCGATTAAGTCATGTCAGGAGAAGCTAGTGGAGTTGCAGGAGAAGCAAGAGAGGTCTTATGAAGAAGCTAGAGAGGAGCATGTCAAGATTAAGGAGTCTAAAGAGAAGCTAAGATCTATGGCTAGCCAGTTTCTAGGTGACGAGAGTGCCTTTGCGAAAGACGATGGTGATGAGGTTAGAAGAACAGAAGAGTTGGAGCATGAGATCAAAGAGATGTctaggaagaagaaagagttggaATCTGTAAAAGAGAAGATTAGAGAACATTTTGAGTCTGGTGTGAATTCCTCGGACAATGCGACAGAGATGGCTGAGAAAGTCGATGAGCTCGTGAACAAAGTGATTACCTTGGAGAGTGCAGTTTCCTCGCAAACTGCTTTGATACAGAGACTAAGAAACGAGACCAACGGTCTCCAGACACAAATCAGTACTCTTGAAACCGACAAGGCGTTGTTAGCAGACGACAAGAGTGATCTGAGGAACAAGCTCAAGGAAATGGAGGAGAAACTCAAGGCATTGCAGGATTTGGACAGAAATGTTTTGGACAAGAGTAGCAATCTGCAGACATCTTTTGATGAAGCTTGTCATAATCTCGATAACCTCTCTGGTGGGAAGCTGCACGATGTGAAGCTAGAGAGCGAGTCTGATAACTTGACCATGAATATAGAACAGGATAAAGATTTGGAAGCTGAGGAGAGGAAATGTGATGTTAGTGAAGAGACAGAGGAACATCTAATGGCCAAGGAGAAGAAAGGAATAGCCGAGAAGAGTGTAAAATTTGAACAGACCCGCGATGCGACAATAGAAGCAGAAGATGCAACCATTTCAGAAGCTGTTTTGGAATCTACTGAAAAAGAAGATTCGGATTTAGAGAAGCAAGCTGCATCTGACAAGACAGATTCTGTTGTTGATAATGTTTTGGAGAAAGAAGCTGCATCTGATAAGACAGAGTCTGTTCCGGATAATGTTTTCGAGAAGCAGACATCTTCTAAAGAAGAGGATCAAAAGGAGCAAGATGAACCGGACTGGAAAGAGATGTTCATGAAGGGAATGGAAAATAGGGAAAAGCATTTGCTTACGGAGTACACAACTATTCTCAGGAACTACAAGGATATGAAGAAAACTTTGGATGACAcgaaatcaaagatgaagacaGAGAACGCAACAAAAGATGATGAGATCAAGCTACTAAGAGAGAAGATGAGCCTCCTGCAGAAGGGTCTTGGAGACAGTAACGACTTGTTGGAAAACCAGATGTCAAACGACGACTATTCCATAGGGTTCATGGCTACAGAAAACGAGAACATGTCTCTGGTTGAGGAACAGTTCAGGTTGAATATTGATGAGCTTCTTGAAGAGAATTTGGATTTCTGGTTACGGTTCAGCACAGCATTTGGACAGATACAAAGCTACGACACTTCAATAGAAGATCTACAAGCCGAGATATCAAAGCTCGAGCAAAGGAAAAAGCAAGATGGAAGCAGCACAGCGAAATATGCACTGAGATCAGATGTTCGACCACTTTATGTACATTTGAGGGAAATAAACACAGACCTGGGTCTTTGGCTGGAGAAAGGTGCATCCTTGAAAGAGGAACTGAAATCTAGATTCGAGTCCTTGTGCAATATACAGGATGAGATAACAAAAGCCCTGAAAGCAAGTGCTGAAGACGATGATTTCAGATTCACGAGCTATCAAGCTGCTAAGTTTCAAGGTGAGGTGTTGAACATGAAGCAGGAAAACAACAAAGTGGCAGACGAGTTACAGGCCGGGTTAGATCACATCACCATGCTTCAATTCGAGGTTGACAAGACTCTAGGAAAGCTGAGCGAGGAGTTTGCTCTAACAGGTTCAAAGAAATCTGATCTTGATCTCCAGCATTCGGATAGTCGCTCAAGAGTGCCCTTAAGGTCATTCATCTTTGGCTCCAAACAGAAGAGAGCAAAGCCATCCATATTCTCCTGCATGCATCCCTCACTATATAGAAAGATGAAGACTTCTACATAG
- the LOC104702792 gene encoding nicotinamidase 1-like, with product MANYETILDHLKKEIPLDEKESLVLNRDSSVGLVIVDVVNGFCTVGSGNMAPTQPNEQISKMVEESAKLARDFCDRNWPVFAFIDSHHPDIPEVPYPPHCIIGTEESKLVPALQWLESEDCVTLRRKDCVNGFVGSMEKDGSNVFVDWVKETQIKVILVVGICTDICVFDFVAAALSARNHGVLSPLEDVVVYSRGCATFDLPLHVAKDIKGAQAHPQDLMHHVGLYMAKGRGAKVVSEISFET from the exons ATGGCGAATTATGAAACGATACTAGATCATCTGAAGAAGGAGATTCCACTGGACGAAAAAGAATCTCTTGTTTTGAATCGAGACTCGAGCGTTGGTCTTGTCATCGTTGACGTTGTTAATGGCTTCTGCACAGTTGGCTCAGGCAATatg GCTCCAACACAGCCTAATGAACAGATATCGAAGATGGTAGAGGAAAGTGCAAAGCTTGCTAGAGACTTCTGTGATCGGAATTGGCCGGTTTTTGCGTTTATTGACTCTCATCATCCTGATATACCTGAGGTCCCTTATCCTCCTCATTGTATTATAGGAACTGAGGAATCTAAACTTGTTCCTG CTCTCCAGTGGCTTGAAAGTGAGGATTGTGTCACTCTTAGGAGGAAGGATTGTGTTAATGGGTTTGTGGGTTCGATGGAGAAAGATGGTTctaatgtttttgttgattggGTTAAGGAAACACAGATCAAAgtt ATTCTGGTTGTAGGTATATGTACGGACATatgtgtgtttgattttgtggCTGCTGCGCTCTCTGCTCGAAACCACGGTGTTCTTAGTCCTCTAGAAGATGTGGTGGTGTATTCGCGTGGCTGTGCTACTTTTGACCTTCCTCTTCATGTTGCTAAAGACATCAAAGGCGCTCAGGCTCATCCGCAG GATTTGATGCACCATGTAGGTCTATACATGGCTAAAGGAAGAGGGGCTAAGGTAGTCTCTGAAATTTCATTCGAGACTTAA